A stretch of the Uranotaenia lowii strain MFRU-FL chromosome 3, ASM2978415v1, whole genome shotgun sequence genome encodes the following:
- the LOC129757221 gene encoding uncharacterized protein LOC129757221, with product MKTKIFTLTISLSFLSTITSGIDSGCTELSRTPVYLQHPTDCDKFLACFGGQTFVQICSAGLFWNDQIKYCEWPASPICMLVKTPSTPAEGPSSSTTPSTTTNGVSTSSESVTEKTPLPPLINSTTEASTSAEPTTAISEEPSTKPVTESVSTNPNEITTNSSETTVFVEPTTESVSLNKDEPTTVQASTSVEPSRTVEPTTTNEPSSSAKPTNNIEEANQIQTTTEAESTTEKASTTNKPTTEVETSIEELTTTQESSTTTIPTTTTTSTTTTTSIVRSTV from the coding sequence ATGAAGACTAAAATTTTTACTCTAACTATTTCGCTAAGTTTTTTATCCACCATAACAAGTGGCATTGATTCCGGCTGTACAGAACTATCCAGAACGCCTGTGTATTTGCAACATCCTACGGATTGTGACAAATTTTTGGCATGTTTTGGAGGGCAAACGTTCGTTCAAATCTGCTCCGCTGGTTTGTTTTGGAATGACCAAATAAAGTATTGCGAATGGCCAGCTAGCCCAATTTGTATGCTAGTCAAAACGCCTAGCACACCGGCTGAAGGGCCAAGTTCAAGTACCACACCATCAACGACAACAAATGGTGTCTCAACTTCAAGTGAATCGGTAACAGAGAAAACACCACTACCACCTCTAATCAACTCTACAACGGAAGCATCTACATCAGCTGAACCAACAACGGCGATTTCGGAGGAGCCTTCAACAAAGCCAGTTACTGAATCCGTATCAACCAATCCCAATGAAATAACAACAAATTCATCTGAGACAACCGTTTTCGTGGAACCAACAACAGAATCCGTATCCTTAAATAAAGATGAACCGACTACAGTTCAGGCATCAACATCAGTTGAACCTTCTAGAACAGTTGAGCCGACGACTACAAATGAACCATCCTCATCTGCGAAACCAACAAATAACATTGAGGAAGCAAATCAAATCCAAACGACAACTGAAGCAGAATCAACAACGGAGAAGGCTTCGACAACCAATAAACCAACAACGGAGGTTGAAACTTCAATAGAAGAACTAACTACTACTCAAGAGTCATCAACTACAACTATCccaacaacaacgacaaca